The sequence TCAGCCCgggatatagttggccttccaggctgcctAAGAGAACAGAAGTTACTGTCAGATAAGTGGGAGCGCCTGGAAGCTCACGTCTTCGGCAATGTGAGAACCCAGTTCTTTCCGTATGCACCGTGTGGCCAGTGCAAGGGAGGACTTGGCAGCTGCCCGTGCTGGGAGGGCAATGGACGCCATTCTGGGGCCTTGGTCCCTGCTTCATGctgccttccccatccccatccccatccccatccgcACCGAGCGGGCAGGGCTGACTCCTGGATCACAGGCCAAGGTGAGGCAAAGGACTTGCCCTGCACCACCTCAAGCCTGCCTGCAGAAGGAGCCAACGGCCCGTTCCTGGTGCTGTGGGAGCGCGCAGTCCCCTCGCAGCGTCAGGCGGTGCAGGACTTGGTGCTGCGCCTCCAGATGagtcacagagccccaggctgcCCCCAGGGCACGGCCAGGGGGCGAGAAGAAGCCCCAGCCAACTTGCCCCCCCAAACTTATGGGGGGCTTATCCTCACCTGCATGTCCTCCTGTGGGACAGCACACCATCCCTGCTACTCCTGAGCCCATCTCCCCCCTCGGTCCCCAGGGAGGCCCCCATAGAGAAAGCTCTTGGGCACAAGTAGATACACttatttatttaggaaaaagaaaaaaaaaagaaaaaaaaaaagattgttttggACAGACGGCGCTACCGAGCCTGGCCTTTCCTCTCCCTGATGAACACATGGATGGGCTTAGAGGGAGAGATCCGCGGTGTTTGGGGTATCACGCGTATCTTCCTCAAAACCTTCTTGTTAGTTGGTGCGGCCACGGTCAGTGGGTACAACTGTCCACTGTCAGGGTCTCTGTATAACAGTGAGGTGCGGTAGCTGGTGGTGGTCTCTTGCACCCCACAGAATGTTACCctggcagatggaaagctgctgcctgccactTTGGCACTCCGCGTGCTCTTGCCTCTGCTAGGGCACTTCTTCCCCTTCCGGGGCTGCCGCTTGTGGCCTTTGGGGCTTGCCTCAGCCCAAGATGCCTCGGATGGTGCGGTCACATACGTGCTGGCAGATTCTTCCTCCTGGGACACTGCTGGCTTCAATGGACTGCCTGAGATGAGGCGGTTCCCAAGGCGCTCCAGCTTCATGGAGCGGATGTGCAGCTCCAGGCACTCGCGCTGCTCCTCATTCAGGAACAGAGCCTGACGGCTGTGGAAGTATCTACGAACCGTCTGGGATCTCGGTGCTCTGGTGCCAGCTGGGCAGGCAAGGGGCgccccacgctgctgctgcatggACCTCCGCACCACCGCAGGGAAGCGTTGAAGCTTTACCTCCAGGCATTTTCTGGCCGTGTGCATGGAGAGCTTCCCAAAAGCCGCCTGACTGAGCTGCAGCTTGGAGATGATAGCAAGCGCTGCGCTGCGGCGCTGGCTCCTGGCTTTGATGTCACCCACACGCGGGCCTGCAGAGTCCGTTTGACAGCTGGCGTCCTTTAGCAGCGATGTGCTGGCCGGGCCAGGAGGCGCTGCGCTAGCCGTGGGACGCTCTTGCTCCTTGGCTGCTGCGTGGCTCGGAGGCAAAGGAATCTTTGCCGACTCCTTGGGGCGGCACTGCTGCCTCTTTGTGGGATGCCCCTGTGCCTCAGCCTGGCCCTGGAAATGAGCTTTCCTCTGGACGACCTTCCCGGTTAGACCCACGTTCCGGGGAAGCAGAAGAGGGGGGGGGCACGGCACCAGCAGGTTCACGGACTTCTCTGTAGGGTTGGGTTCATTCCACTCTCTTAGCTCTTGCTTGTGGAGAATGTTGCCTGCAATGCAGTCGCCCTTGGCCTGCAGGAAGGGGGACAGGCGTTGCCGCAGCAGAGGCTGGGTCTGCCCTGGCTTGATGAGCTTGGGCAGGATGCGGCGGCATTGTCTTCCCcttgcctgctgctgggagagcaagAGCCGTTCGGGCAGGGCCCCCAGTTGCACTTCCAGGCTTTTCCGGGCCACGTGCATTTTGAGGGCTTTGTGGGTTTCAGCTCTCCACGCAGATCTGCGGGGCACGTTCGAGGCGTCAACTTTGCCGTTTCCGGGACAGCTCTGGACCTcaggggagctgcagcagtggcatGACAGGCTGTTCCgctccaccagctcctccaggctcCTCCAGGCCGCCTGCATGAAGTCAGGGCCCAGCACAGGcctgtgcccaggcagccccgacagcagcagctgctggagctcctcGTCGGCCTCACTGCAGGGGCTCCAGTGCCCGGCCGCCTGTCTCTCGGCACCTGCAAAACAGGGAAGGTCCCTGAGCCACAGCGGGACAGGGGCTCCAGAGATGCCCTGGGCCAGGCACGTCCTTTCTTAATAAAAGTACTCAAGTTTAAAACGAACGTGGCTGCTTATAGGTGTGAACCGTAAGCGTTATGTATTTTATGggggctgctccgaaagtaatgcctgctacTCTCTTACATTGGCCCACGCTGTCAGAGGCGGGTGTTGGTGGGACAGCAAGTAGATGCGGGATCTTCCCACCACTATCCCATGGCATTTGGTTGCCATGTGACGGGcggcagcagaggggtactCTGAAAAACGCTGCTTGACAGAGAAGGGCACATGTAGCAGAGGCGCATCTCCAAATTCCTCCATGCGGGAATTATGGCACGCGCTGACATTCGCGCACGCTTGCTGAACGTGTATGGGGATCAGACAGTGGatgggagcacagtgaggccgtgcgtttcagcagtggcaacagcgaCAGTGTGTCGTCTGCGCTGGAGATCCCCCTCGCGCCCGGTGCCGTAACAAACATACCTCCTCTGTACCCTGACGTGGGatatagagtttgattctgcgCATCGGTAGCTTTCATGGAAagaaacaggaggcattactttcagggcaaCTCATGGATAGGCAGCCCGAGACAATTCCTGTTcgctcagtgcagcccagacAAGCCAAAAAGTTTGGACACCCGTGCCATGGGCCCGCCTGGCCAGGCTGCACTGGGCCAGGTTCTGGGCTCAGCTAGGCCTGGGGACGGATGCTCCTGGGCAAGCCCGGGGCACGGGCTGACCCTCAGAGGACCTACCTGGCTCCGGTGCCACTGCTTGCTGCCACCATCTCCTCCACCGCAAGCGTCGTCTGCCGGCCTGCGGACACACGGACATGGCTCAGTCCCACTGCTGGGTGGTCCCGCAGCACTGCTCCCGATTCCCCCAGCCACAAGTCACCCCCACCACCCTCAAATCTCCCCTACCCGTAGGTGTCGGATCACGGTGAGCAGGGAGACTCCGGCCACCAGGACCTTGAGGCCATGGAGAGGGACAAGAGTTACAGGGACAAAGagagagctgctctcagccatCGCTAAACGCCGGTCACCACCGCAATGGCAGAGGTGGGACCACCCCTCTGAACTCACAGCGTGAGCATGCTGCCGTCACAATGCTGCCCTCCCGCCCTCGGAACCGTGACACGCTGTGGGGCGGAGCCTGAGCACGGGcactctgcctcctcctgcccaccccaTGCCTGCACACGCCTGGCCGCCATCTTGCTGGCTGCCGTCATGTTACCAGGGCCGCTCTGAGGCGGAGGCAGTTGAGGTCCACAGCCCACTgatttgtcttcccaagaacCTCATCTCTTCCATTTGATCTCTACGTTTCCCAAGGATTCCGCCTGCATATCTTCTGTCGCCCTGCATCCAACCGTCCAGCTGTCACCCCATCACCACCCAGTGTCCCCAAGTGACAcgtctacacatttcttgaacacctccagagacggcgactccaccacttccccgCCCAGCCcagactgttccagtgcttggccattctttccaagaaaaaaatcccccagACCCAACCTGCACCTCCCTtcggtgcaacttaaggccgttccttcttgtcctgttgctgtcacctgggaggagaggccaaCCCCCTCcttgctacaacctcccttcaggtggTTGTAGAAAAGCAATacggtctcccctgagcctcctccagactgaacagcccagttccctcagccgcttcccagaagacttgtgctccacagccttcaccagcttcactgcccttctctggacacgctcctgCACCTCAGTGTCTTCCTTCCTTGCAgagaagggcccaaaactgaacatgctACTCCAGGTGCGGCCTCTCTGTTGCCACGTACAGAGGAACAATCACAGCCCTGGTCCTGCTGGCGACTCTGTTACTGCCAggatacaagccaggatgccgttggctttcttggctgtctgggcacgctgctggctgtTGACTAACGCCCCCAGATCTTTTCCCACCACGTACACCGTCCACTCTGCCCCGAGCTTGTAGCACTGCGTGGGGTTGTTGGGACTCAAGTGCAGGTCCCTGGCCCTCCGTCTTGCTCAGCCTCATACAGCTGGCCTCAGCCCACCGATCCAGCGTCATCtgaaaacttactgagggtgcgctcGATCTCATCATCCCGCTCACCAATAAAGATAGGAAACAAGACCGGCTCCGCTACTGACACCTGGGCACTGCCGACGGGAAACCTTGAGTCTGAACAGCTACCCCATTGCAAGGGCGGAATGGGACTTACTTGGTAAGGCACATCTTTCTCACTGGCTCAGGCAAGGCTGTTTAGCAAGACCGTGATCCGTGTGGAAATGTTCATGGAATCGCAGAATCCTTgcgagttggaagggacctctgaaggccatctcGTCCAACTCTCCCGCATAGAAGCCATAGCCTTGGGCATGACGCCGCTCGTGCAACCAGGCATTCAAGTGGTCAGCTCTCCTCTTTG comes from Gallus gallus isolate bGalGal1 chromosome Z, bGalGal1.mat.broiler.GRCg7b, whole genome shotgun sequence and encodes:
- the LOC121108541 gene encoding uncharacterized protein LOC121108541, whose amino-acid sequence is MAESSSLFVPVTLVPLHGLKVLVAGVSLLTVIRHLRAGRRRLRWRRWWQQAVAPEPGAERQAAGHWSPCSEADEELQQLLLSGLPGHRPVLGPDFMQAAWRSLEELVERNSLSCHCCSSPEVQSCPGNGKVDASNVPRRSAWRAETHKALKMHVARKSLEVQLGALPERLLLSQQQARGRQCRRILPKLIKPGQTQPLLRQRLSPFLQAKGDCIAGNILHKQELREWNEPNPTEKSVNLLVPCPPPLLLPRNVGLTGKVVQRKAHFQGQAEAQGHPTKRQQCRPKESAKIPLPPSHAAAKEQERPTASAAPPGPASTSLLKDASCQTDSAGPRVGDIKARSQRRSAALAIISKLQLSQAAFGKLSMHTARKCLEVKLQRFPAVVRRSMQQQRGAPLACPAGTRAPRSQTVRRYFHSRQALFLNEEQRECLELHIRSMKLERLGNRLISGSPLKPAVSQEEESASTYVTAPSEASWAEASPKGHKRQPRKGKKCPSRGKSTRSAKVAGSSFPSARVTFCGVQETTTSYRTSLLYRDPDSGQLYPLTVAAPTNKKVLRKIRVIPQTPRISPSKPIHVFIRERKGQAR